The Primulina eburnea isolate SZY01 chromosome 13, ASM2296580v1, whole genome shotgun sequence genome includes a region encoding these proteins:
- the LOC140810438 gene encoding uncharacterized protein, giving the protein MAGRPPRQNRNPRYANNNNNNDDTNEEGNGPPPQFNLNQADLMAIATIVATTLQGLVNPNANQQPPPPPQHGVKFHYESLRKNRCPTFSGAADPEVSQNWLKSVETQLRLLEVPDALKVDVVVPFLEDKAAKWWEAVSPAMTAAGPITWRIFRETFLKQYYPAEVRLQKLSEFENLSQAPDMSVVEYTSQFNALGSYAPAIMADEVLKLHRFKKGLNSRIQSALAVYQPTNFSDLMGAAIRAEADIRRREGENRNKRPPVSQPSQGKPVFKRPNQSGGPPSGKFPANNYQGLKPCSTCGFKHSGECRRASGVCFGCGKAGHRIAECPTAANRPAGPNRGTGPNPGAGPSKPKEDKPNARIFAMTQEEADDATEVVSGTILIQSVPAYALFDCGATHSFMSKRFAKKLGRRPDKLTEPFRIATPTSRAIETEEIYRDCEISINNQTFSVDLIQLIMVDFDIILGMDWLARNSAIVDCKGKEVKLRTPNQEEVVFHGKSKGRKSLLSASQAWKAMKSGEDIYLAMISEVTEEVELKLEDIPIVREFPDVFPEELSGTVPDREVEFEINLVPGAAPISKAPYRMAPAELKELKEQLQELLDKRELNKITIKNRYPLPRIDDLFDQLKGAAVFSKLDLRTGYHQLKVRAEDIPKTAFRTRYGHYEFTVMPFGLTNAPAAFMDLMNRVFKPFLDQFIVVFIDDILVYSPDEASHEEHLHLALQILRENKLYAKFSKCEFWLRSMSFLGHVISRTGVSVDPRKVEAITEWPRPKNATDIRSFLGLAGYYRKFVEGFSSIAVPLTKLTQKNSKFTWSEDCEKSFQTLKEKLASTPVLILPAENKDFTIYSDASKDGLGCVLMQEGRVIAYASRQLKPHEQNYPTHDLELAASLKYLFTQKELNMRQRRWIELLKDYDLTISYHPGKANKVADALSRKGPGKMTLASLSAWPCLQETVKLNKDQDPVLTKIKEQVREGKSQDHQIDDKGILWMKGRLCVPDSDNHRREIMTEAHKSKFSVHPGSTKMYMDLKNSFWWNGMKRDVAEFVSRCQRSEVRLALLEELSRGHGDESNPKYCLSPPNRWANGEDHTNFRGYAASMRSGIQ; this is encoded by the exons ATGGCCGGTAGACCACCGAGACAGAACCGCAACCCCCGTTATgctaacaacaacaacaacaacgacGACACTAATGAAGAAGGCAACGGGCCTCCACCCCAGTTCAACCTCAACCAGGCAGACTTAATGGCTATAGCCACGATCGTGGCAACTACACTTCAGGGGTTGGTGAACCCCAATGCTAATCAGCAGCCCCCACCTCCACCACAGCATGGGGTCAAGTTTCATTACGAGTCTTTGCGCAAGAATAGGTGCCCAACTTTCAGTGGCGCTGCCGATCCTGAAGTTAGCCAGAACTGGCTAAAGAGTGTGGAAACTCAGTTAAGACTATTGGAAGTCCCAGATGCCCTAAAGGTGGACGTGGTAGTACCTTTCCTGGAAGACAAGGCAGCTAAATGGTGGGAAGCAGTCTCGCCAGCCATGACCGCTGCGGGGCCAATCACATGGCGTATCTTCCGAGAAACATTTCTGAAACAGTACTACCCGGCAGAAGTCAGACTGCAGAAGTTAAGTGAGTTTGAGAATCTCAGTCAGGCCCCAGATATGTCAGTAGTGGAATACACCTCTCAGTTCAATGCCCTGGGTTCTTATGCTCCTGCAATTATGGCGGATGAAGTTCTGAAATTACACCGATTTAAGAAGGGGTTGAACAGCAGAATCCAATCCGCTCTGGCAGTCTACCAACCTACCAACTTTTCAGACTTGATGGGGGCGGCTATCCGAGCCGAAGCTGATATTCGTCGGAGAGAAGGGGAAAACAGGAACAAGCGACCCCCTGTCAGCCAGCCTTCCCAGGGAAAACCAGTGTTCAAGAGGCCCAATCAGTCAGGTGGACCTCCCTCAGGGAAATTCCCCGCCAATAACTACCAAGGACTCAAGCCATGCTCAACATGTGGCTTCAAGCACTCGGGGGAATGCCGAAGGGCAAGTGGTGTGTGTTTTGGATGTGGGAAAGCGGGGCACCGAATTGCAGAATGTCCTACCGCTGCCAACCGACCAGCAGGGCCAAACAGAGGAACTGGGCCAAATCCGGGAGCAGGCCCTAGTAAACCAAAAGAGGATAAACCCAATGCTAGGATCTTTGCCATGACTCAGGAAGAGGCTGATGACGCAACTGAAGTCGTGTCAGGTACCATTCTAATTCAATCAGTACCTGCCTATGCATTATTTGACTGCGGTGCTACCCATTCCTTtatgtctaagagatttgctAAGAAGTTAGGACGTAGGCCTGATAAGCTAACCGAACCATTCCGAATAGCCACACCTACGAGTAGAGCTATAGAAACTGAGGAGATTTACAGAGATTGTGAGATCAGTATTAATAATCAGACTTTTAGCGTCGACTTGATACAGTTGATCATGGTCGATTTCGACATCATCTTagggatggattggttagcGAGAAACAGTGCAATAGTAGATTGTAAGGGAAAGGAAGTCAAACTCCGAACCCCAAATCAGGAAGAAGTCGTGTTTCACGGTAAATCCAAGGGACGTAAATCACTATTGTCAGCCTCTCAAgcttggaaagccatgaaatCCGGAGAAGATATCTACCTAGCAATGATCAGTGAGGTAACAGAAGAAGTCGAGCTGAAACTGGAAGACATCCCGATAGTGAGAGAGTTCCCCgatgtttttccagaagaaCTCTCAGGGACAGTCCCGGACCGCGAGGTGGAGTTCGAGATCAACCTGGTTCCCGGtgcggcaccaatctctaaggcaccatacagaatggcaccagccgAACTCAAGGAGCTGAAGGAACAactccaagaattgctagatAAAAG GGAattgaacaagatcacaatcaagaacAGGTACCCTCTACCTCGGATAGACGATCTGTTCGATCAGCTTAAAGGAGCCGCCGTCTTTTCTAAACTGGACCTGAGGACCGGTTATCATCAGTTAAAGGTCAGGGCTGAAGATATTCCCAAGACAGCCTTTCGAACCAGATACGGGCACTACGAATTCACAGTGATGCCCTTTGGTCTGACCAACGCACCAGCAGCATTCATGGACCTTATGAACAGAGTATTCAAGCCATTTCTTGATCAGTTCATagtggtattcatcgacgacattctcgtctattcTCCTGACGAGGCAAGCCACGAAGAGCACCTTCACCTTGCTCTGCAAATCTTAAGAGAGAATAAGCTCTATGCTAAGTTtagcaagtgtgaattctggctaagAAGTATGTCATTTCTAGGACACGTGATCTCGAGAACAGGAGTGTCAGTAGATCCAAGGAAAGTAGAGGCAATTACAGAGTGGCCGAGACCGAAGAACGCCACTGATATCAGAAGCTTTCTTGgattggcaggatattaccgaaAATTCGTCGAAGGGTTCTCCTCGATAGCCGTGCCACTGACGAAGCTCACacagaaaaattcaaaattcaccTGGAGTGAGGATTGCGAGAAAAGTTTCCAGACGCTGAAAGAGAAACTCGCGTCCACACCAGTGCTGATCTTGCCCGCAGAGAATAAGGATTTCACGATTTACAGTGACGCCTCTAAGGACGGTCTAGGATGCGTACTAATGCAAGAAGGAAGAGTGATCGCCTATGCGTCTAGACAGTTGAAACCGCACGAGCAGAATTATCCTACTCATGACCTGGAACTAGCAGCG agcctcaagtacttgttcACCCAAAAGGAACTTAATATGAGGCAAAGGCGATGGATCGAActtctgaaagattatgacttgACCATAAGTTACCATCCGGGTAAAGCAAACAAAGTGGCTGATGCGCTAAGTCGGAAGGGCCCAGGAAAAATGACTCTAGCTTCCCTCTCGGCCTGGCCATGTCTGCAGGAGACCGTCAAGTTAAACAAAGATCAAGACCCGGTACTGACTAAAATTAAGGAACAGGTCAGAGAAGGGAAGTCTCAGGATCATCAAATTGATGACAAGGGAATCTTATGGATGAAAGGAAGACTGTGTGTGCCAGACAGTGATAACCATCGCCGAGAGATaatgacagaagcgcacaagtCAAAATTCTCAgtccatccaggcagtacgaagatgtacatgGATCTCAAGAATAGCTTCTGGTGGAATGGCATGAAGAGAGATGTAGCTGAATTCGTCTCTAGATGTCAG agatccgagGTTCGTCTCgcgcttttggaagagctttcaagaGGCCATGGGGACGAAAGTAACCCTAAGTACTGCCTATCACCCCCAAACCGATGGGCAAACGGAGAGGACCATAcaaactttagaggatatgctgcgAGCATGCGCTCTGGAATTCAATAG
- the LOC140809225 gene encoding stress-response A/B barrel domain-containing protein At5g22580-like — protein MAEFKHLVLVKFKEEVVVEDVLKEMEKLVSEMDIVKSFVWGQDIESLEMLRQGFTHAFLMTFEKKDDFTAFASHPNHVEFSAKFSTVIEKAVLLDFPVVTVKSPA, from the exons ATGGCTGAGTTCAAGCATTTGGTGCTGGTGAAGTTCAAAGAAGAAGTGGTGGTGGAAGATGTTCTAAAAGAAATGGAGAAGCTTGTTTCTGAGATGGACATTGTCAAGTCCTTTGTGTG GGGACAAGACATAGAAAGCCTGGAAATGCTGAGACAAGGATTCACACATGCTTTCTTGATGACATTTGAGAAGAAGGATGATTTCACTGCATTTGCCAGCCACCCGAATCACGTCGAGTTCTCCGCAAAATTCTCGACCGTGATCGAAAAGGCTGTGCTGCTTGATTTCCCGGTTGTCACAGTCAAATCTCCTGCCTAG
- the LOC140810758 gene encoding uncharacterized protein, producing the protein MINFASCLTEYAVQVTETSCSAYSNSSCISTNLTPSIQNAVTCIYRIVLSTQKQILVTLTWCKNSLFQGLNVFFGIDPSSSIKLNTNSRLFRRLKGSKSIEFDSCKIELFWDLSTARYLTGPEPVDGYYVFITVDSELGLILGDKVEEATRKKMKTSCNKMAKFSLITRQEHYSGNTLYSTKVRFCETGSSHEISIRCSGEDERFKYPALSVSIDKKMVTHVKRLQWNFRGNQTIFLDGLLIDLMWDVHDWFYNPGSGCGVFMFRTRTGFDNSRLWLEEKMAHKDEDKVEFSLMIYACKKII; encoded by the coding sequence ATGATAAATTTTGCGTCCTGTTTAACTGAATATGCAGTCCAAGTCACTGAAACTTCTTGTTCTGCTTACTCAAACAGCTCTTGTATTTCTACAAATTTAACTCCTTCAATTCAAAATGCTGTCACTTGTATATATAGGATAGTTCTCTCCACTCAAAAACAGATTTTAGTTACACTCACATGGTGCAAGAACAGTTTATTTCAAGGCCTGAATGTATTCTTTGGCATAGATCCATCAAGCTCTATCAAACTCAACACGAATTCGCGGTTGTTTCGAAGGTTGAAAGGCAGCAAATCGATTGAATTTGATAGCTGTAAAATTGAGCTTTTCTGGGATCTTTCAACCGCCAGGTACCTAACAGGGCCCGAACCCGTGGATGGCTATTATGTCTTCATCACAGTTGATTCAGAACTAGGCCTGATTCTTGGTGACAAGGTGGAAGAAGCTACAAGAAAGAAGATGAAGACTTCCTGCAACAAAATGGCTAAATTCTCATTGATCACGCGTCAAGAGCATTATTCAGGCAACACCCTTTATTCGACCAAGGTTCGGTTCTGCGAGACTGGATCTTCTCATGAGATTTCGATACGCTGCAGCGGGGAAGATGAAAGATTTAAGTACCCGGCGCTGTCTGTTTCCATTGATAAAAAGATGGTGACTCATGTGAAGAGACTGCAATGGAATTTCCGGGGGAATCAAACGATTTTCTTGGACGGATTGCTCATTGATTTGATGTGGGATGTTCATGATTGGTTCTACAATCCAGGATCGGGGTGTGGGGTGTTCATGTTCAGGACTCGAACTGGGTTCGACAACAGCCGATTGTGGCTGGAAGAGAAGATGGCGCACAAGGACGAAGATAAAGTAGAGTTTTCGTTAATGATCTATGCCTGCAAGAAAATCATTTAG